The following proteins are co-located in the Candidatus Planktophila lacus genome:
- a CDS encoding VOC family protein → MRLDHFSYVTSHEQLADTVQRIGSLMGTTFVDGGIHPRFGTRNFTAPLLGGMYIEVVCPLDHPATEQTPWGRAVAKKVQEGGGWLTWVFSTENISIVEDKFGRKAVEGHRTRPDGTDLKWKQIGVKEIQESREFPFFIQWLTTDHPSKDGSAVASVESVVINDADQLADSWFKDEIIDSLKEVEINWAEMSADENEKGIVGLIVKTPKGVVLID, encoded by the coding sequence ATGCGCCTAGATCATTTCTCCTATGTAACCTCACACGAACAACTTGCCGACACCGTACAACGTATCGGTTCGCTAATGGGTACAACTTTTGTTGATGGTGGCATTCATCCAAGATTTGGAACTCGTAATTTTACTGCGCCGCTTCTTGGAGGTATGTACATTGAAGTAGTTTGCCCACTTGATCATCCTGCAACCGAACAAACACCCTGGGGGCGCGCTGTGGCAAAAAAAGTGCAAGAAGGCGGTGGATGGTTAACTTGGGTATTCAGCACAGAAAATATCTCGATAGTTGAAGATAAATTCGGTCGCAAGGCGGTCGAAGGACATCGGACACGTCCTGATGGAACTGATTTAAAGTGGAAACAAATTGGAGTGAAGGAAATACAGGAGTCACGCGAATTCCCATTCTTTATTCAATGGTTAACGACGGATCATCCTTCTAAAGACGGTAGCGCAGTGGCATCGGTAGAAAGTGTTGTAATTAATGACGCCGATCAGTTAGCGGATTCGTGGTTTAAGGATGAGATAATTGATTCTCTAAAAGAGGTCGAAATCAATTGGGCAGAAATGTCGGCTGACGAAAACGAAAAAGGGATTGTAGGTCTAATCGTTAAAACCCCCAAAGGGGTTGTCTTAATCGACTAA
- a CDS encoding FkbM family methyltransferase — translation MSALEGDKSKVLVSVGLGYDVSFDSELIKRGFRVIGLDQQVECVAYAENEISSRNATFICRGLGIESGQVRFFAPRNPLHDSWSITNAQNTNIEKSRIFEVMSFAELCKEYPEIVNSKFSMLKMDIEGAELPILNAIYSDLEFDFIGVEMDCLILIPFLNFAQRFRKIAQVRNLVSKLKSKGYELIHLDNFNFFLMKIE, via the coding sequence TTGTCCGCACTTGAGGGCGACAAAAGCAAAGTTTTGGTTTCAGTCGGATTAGGTTACGACGTTTCTTTCGATTCTGAGCTAATTAAAAGAGGTTTCCGTGTTATAGGACTTGATCAACAAGTTGAATGTGTGGCTTACGCTGAAAATGAGATTTCTTCACGGAACGCAACATTCATTTGCAGAGGTTTAGGAATTGAATCCGGCCAAGTGCGATTTTTTGCGCCGCGCAATCCTTTACATGACTCTTGGTCTATAACGAACGCGCAGAACACGAATATTGAGAAATCTCGCATTTTTGAAGTAATGTCATTTGCGGAACTATGCAAAGAGTATCCAGAAATTGTCAATTCAAAGTTTTCAATGCTTAAAATGGACATCGAAGGTGCCGAACTCCCCATTTTGAATGCAATTTATTCGGATCTAGAGTTCGACTTTATAGGAGTTGAGATGGACTGCCTTATACTCATCCCTTTTTTGAACTTTGCACAGCGATTTAGGAAAATAGCCCAAGTTAGAAATTTAGTTTCGAAGCTAAAATCGAAAGGTTATGAGCTAATTCATTTAGATAATTTCAATTTTTTCCTAATGAAGATTGAATAA
- a CDS encoding FkbM family methyltransferase: protein MHPNGILHVGAHKAEELQEYEANEFFGKGKIYWVEGQSDLFDELSSRLDRGTNVVIQAYAWNLNNEEITFNVTNKTASSSLFNLDKHTVKYPEIYVKEKIKIYTSRLDTALPKDAKFDYVALDIQGSELKALEGLGIFLDQVKWIYTEVSREHLYENAPLLKDIDDFLLQKGFKRRFTAWDRKANWGDALYIHKSILRNDLIVFVRSLFWQFSRFVRSFIPQFMFPLLVKVKHRFIGSILK, encoded by the coding sequence GTGCATCCAAACGGGATTCTTCACGTCGGCGCTCACAAAGCTGAAGAATTACAAGAGTATGAAGCGAATGAATTCTTTGGCAAAGGAAAAATATATTGGGTTGAAGGGCAAAGTGATTTATTCGATGAGCTTTCTTCTCGGTTAGACAGAGGAACAAATGTAGTTATTCAAGCCTATGCATGGAATTTGAATAATGAAGAGATTACATTCAATGTAACGAATAAGACCGCATCATCAAGTTTATTCAACTTAGACAAACACACAGTGAAATACCCAGAAATTTACGTTAAAGAAAAAATAAAGATTTATACCTCAAGGCTAGACACAGCACTTCCTAAAGATGCAAAGTTTGATTACGTTGCACTAGATATACAAGGATCGGAATTGAAAGCGCTGGAAGGGCTAGGCATCTTTTTGGATCAAGTGAAATGGATATACACAGAAGTTAGCCGGGAGCATTTGTACGAAAATGCTCCTCTGCTGAAGGATATAGATGACTTTTTACTCCAGAAAGGCTTCAAGAGACGTTTCACCGCATGGGATAGAAAAGCAAATTGGGGAGATGCCCTTTACATTCACAAATCTATCTTAAGAAATGATCTAATCGTATTTGTTCGATCGTTATTTTGGCAGTTTTCACGTTTTGTAAGATCATTCATACCGCAATTTATGTTCCCCCTACTTGTAAAGGTAAAACATCGATTTATTGGATCAATTCTGAAATGA
- a CDS encoding methyltransferase domain-containing protein, with protein MNLNDRDSVHLDWGSGGRPTNPFASKKLFVADVNESHNKDDEFTYKKISNLTSIDFANSSIDSVSAYDLLEHIPRTWPDGDNGARYPFIEIMNEIYRILKPGGIFLSVTPAYPSPQSFQDPTHVNFITEETISYFDENSWAKHLGYGLTANFEKIHQSWLRGSGPLIGRFPNHTNLNEKISNSSLELRLKHIKRFLRMSQRKNAYSLLWVLRKPCLGNQSEGKKV; from the coding sequence TTGAATCTCAATGATAGAGATTCGGTTCACTTGGACTGGGGATCAGGAGGTCGCCCAACAAATCCATTTGCATCTAAAAAGCTTTTCGTTGCTGATGTGAACGAGTCCCACAATAAAGATGATGAGTTTACCTACAAGAAGATTTCAAATTTGACCAGCATCGATTTTGCGAATTCTTCAATTGATTCAGTATCAGCTTATGACCTCTTAGAGCACATTCCTAGGACTTGGCCAGACGGTGATAACGGAGCCCGCTATCCATTCATCGAAATCATGAACGAAATTTATCGAATATTAAAGCCAGGCGGAATATTCCTAAGCGTTACACCGGCTTATCCTTCGCCTCAATCCTTTCAAGATCCAACACATGTCAATTTCATTACCGAAGAAACCATTTCATATTTTGATGAAAACTCTTGGGCAAAACATCTGGGGTATGGCCTCACCGCAAATTTTGAGAAAATCCATCAATCGTGGCTACGGGGATCTGGCCCACTCATCGGTAGATTTCCTAACCACACCAACTTAAATGAAAAAATTTCTAATTCTTCGTTGGAACTAAGGTTGAAACATATAAAAAGATTCTTGCGTATGTCCCAGCGCAAAAATGCATATTCTCTACTTTGGGTATTGAGAAAGCCTTGCTTAGGAAATCAAAGTGAAGGGAAAAAGGTTTAA
- a CDS encoding methyltransferase domain-containing protein → MNQESFESIHLDFGCGASPRNPFNASIVNTVDVREYSIPLETRIIEPGGPLPFTDDYFDSVSAYDVLEHLSRSENGKNLFIFYMNELHRVLKPSGNALFVFPAFPYKDAFSDPTHVNFITDETVNFFINKSKDSSYEGIETNYSLIKNKKLRQWNKYIYSVELFPSQESKSIRRILSLQKRSLFRFLRPQHRIWILRKAD, encoded by the coding sequence ATGAATCAGGAATCATTTGAGTCCATACACCTTGATTTTGGGTGTGGAGCATCTCCCCGAAATCCGTTCAATGCATCAATTGTAAACACCGTTGACGTCAGAGAATATTCAATACCGCTTGAAACAAGAATAATTGAACCTGGTGGACCTTTACCATTCACGGACGACTATTTTGATAGCGTTTCAGCTTACGATGTGCTGGAGCACCTGAGTAGAAGTGAAAATGGAAAGAATTTGTTCATTTTCTATATGAACGAACTTCATAGAGTTCTAAAGCCCAGCGGTAATGCTTTATTTGTATTTCCAGCATTTCCATACAAAGATGCTTTTTCAGACCCAACTCATGTTAATTTTATAACCGATGAAACAGTTAATTTTTTCATTAATAAGTCGAAAGATTCTAGTTATGAAGGAATTGAAACAAACTACTCTTTAATAAAAAATAAAAAATTGAGACAGTGGAACAAGTACATATACAGCGTTGAATTGTTTCCAAGCCAGGAATCCAAGTCAATCAGAAGAATTTTAAGCCTTCAAAAAAGATCACTATTTCGCTTCCTAAGGCCTCAACATAGGATCTGGATACTGAGAAAAGCAGATTAA
- a CDS encoding glycosyltransferase family 61 protein, with protein sequence MINFKNKSHQSVKVFGIIDTSLIEDINSVIFMAGNDPIQCTFQDINISKWLKILTGGESFHSLSMLRKSLLYISRNLHFIRLTNKKRFTLNIPESFFLRNEIKTISCWINSVELDVFVTRNLAQYGIKTKFLDLNLDYALAKNWPDMQVIIGYSKHCSEIFPKFGQVNCEFTEARLVSEVMRTLKPGELAHKCIQDARIVHGQAVVDEKFFYPVDTLKIPEILNSQSLPAPYWRDSYDRAVFPKCIRSKPKIDEAIFLGGTNNLMHFAIEEIPKLYKLSLMNLSEEIPLILRNDLSIQIREMFEALSSRKLIFIDNYEDISVGRLHIIQFNNPLRKSMSGDQDADEVLFNSTAMEWARVKCQELVPTSWGITRIQITRERGLFRQLTNVDKLSLSLKQEFNFQPIFTGNSNLQKAVAQFRDANIVIGEYGAGLANILFCHPGSIVIEIRGPAERNAREYYLLCRSLNIKHFLIVGHKRNLSKYGLGNGQFEIEVEDLMKIVRPLLVDGAS encoded by the coding sequence GTGATTAACTTCAAAAATAAGAGCCACCAATCAGTAAAAGTTTTTGGGATAATTGATACTTCTCTGATTGAAGACATAAATTCTGTAATTTTTATGGCTGGCAATGATCCGATCCAATGCACTTTCCAAGATATAAATATTTCAAAATGGCTCAAGATTTTAACGGGTGGGGAGAGTTTTCATTCGCTCTCTATGTTGAGAAAAAGCCTGCTATATATTTCGCGGAATTTACATTTCATTCGACTGACGAATAAGAAACGATTTACCTTGAATATTCCAGAGTCTTTTTTTCTCAGAAATGAAATTAAAACTATTTCGTGCTGGATAAATTCCGTTGAGTTGGATGTCTTCGTCACTAGAAACTTGGCACAGTATGGAATAAAAACAAAGTTTTTGGACCTTAATCTTGATTACGCTTTAGCAAAGAACTGGCCAGACATGCAGGTAATTATTGGTTATAGCAAGCATTGTTCAGAAATTTTTCCCAAATTTGGTCAAGTCAACTGTGAATTCACTGAAGCTCGACTAGTTTCTGAAGTAATGCGAACGTTGAAGCCGGGTGAACTAGCGCATAAGTGTATTCAAGACGCGCGCATAGTGCATGGCCAAGCTGTTGTTGATGAAAAGTTTTTTTACCCTGTAGATACTTTGAAGATTCCTGAAATCTTAAATTCTCAGTCTCTTCCAGCGCCTTACTGGCGTGATTCTTACGATAGAGCCGTGTTTCCAAAGTGTATTAGATCTAAGCCCAAGATTGACGAGGCGATTTTTTTAGGCGGTACAAATAATTTGATGCATTTTGCAATCGAAGAAATTCCTAAACTTTATAAACTTTCATTAATGAATCTGTCTGAAGAAATTCCGCTTATCCTCCGCAACGACCTAAGCATTCAGATACGTGAAATGTTTGAGGCACTTTCCTCTCGCAAACTTATTTTTATCGATAATTATGAGGATATATCAGTGGGGCGACTTCATATCATCCAGTTTAATAACCCACTTCGAAAGAGCATGTCGGGAGATCAGGATGCTGATGAAGTTTTATTCAATTCTACTGCGATGGAATGGGCCAGAGTGAAGTGTCAGGAATTAGTCCCTACAAGTTGGGGAATAACCAGAATTCAAATTACGCGAGAAAGGGGGCTCTTTCGACAATTAACGAATGTGGACAAGCTCTCGCTCTCATTAAAGCAGGAATTCAATTTTCAACCAATTTTCACTGGAAACTCGAATCTTCAAAAAGCCGTTGCTCAGTTTCGCGATGCGAACATCGTTATTGGCGAATATGGGGCCGGTTTGGCCAACATCTTGTTTTGTCACCCCGGATCAATAGTTATTGAAATAAGAGGACCCGCAGAAAGAAATGCGCGAGAGTATTATTTACTTTGTCGATCACTCAATATTAAGCATTTTTTGATCGTGGGACACAAAAGAAATCTTAGTAAATATGGCCTGGGGAACGGGCAGTTTGAAATTGAAGTAGAGGATTTAATGAAGATAGTTCGACCTTTATTAGTTGATGGGGCAAGTTAG
- a CDS encoding sugar nucleotidyltransferase, giving the protein MYGLILAGGYGTRLRPMTTVTSKQLLPIYDKPMIYYPLSLMMAAGIREFSIITVPNQADSFMNLLGDGSQWGIELNFISQEKANGIPEVFTLAEKKIVDKPSLLMLGDNIFYGSRIGYKISENLNPKGAHIYGYLVNDVSKFGSLKTDGDKILSLEEKPKEVHKGLAIPGIYHFDSQVCDFVKEIKPSSRGELEIVDLLNIYLRQNSLSHSIIDRGTAWLDTGTVEDMFAAAELVRVIQSRQGMLVGSPEEVAFRNTWISEHQLSALAKNYVGSPYSKALLALIED; this is encoded by the coding sequence ATGTATGGCCTAATTCTTGCTGGCGGCTATGGGACGCGGCTTCGACCAATGACCACTGTAACGTCTAAGCAATTGCTGCCGATCTATGACAAACCCATGATCTACTATCCCTTGTCGCTGATGATGGCCGCAGGAATTCGTGAATTTAGTATTATCACCGTTCCCAATCAAGCAGATTCATTTATGAATTTGCTTGGTGATGGATCTCAATGGGGTATAGAACTAAATTTTATTTCTCAGGAAAAAGCGAATGGAATTCCCGAGGTTTTTACCTTGGCCGAAAAGAAGATTGTCGATAAACCTAGTTTGCTCATGCTTGGGGACAACATTTTTTACGGTAGTCGAATCGGCTACAAAATTAGTGAGAATTTGAATCCGAAAGGTGCGCATATTTATGGTTATTTAGTTAATGACGTATCAAAGTTTGGAAGTTTGAAAACTGATGGAGACAAGATCCTCTCCCTAGAAGAGAAACCGAAAGAAGTCCACAAAGGTTTGGCTATCCCGGGTATTTATCACTTTGATTCTCAAGTATGTGACTTTGTCAAAGAAATTAAACCTTCGAGCCGCGGAGAATTGGAAATAGTAGATTTACTCAATATTTATTTGCGCCAAAATTCATTGAGCCACTCAATTATCGACCGAGGCACAGCATGGTTAGATACTGGCACGGTAGAGGATATGTTTGCCGCTGCCGAGTTAGTTAGGGTGATCCAATCGCGCCAGGGAATGCTCGTTGGCTCGCCTGAAGAGGTAGCCTTCAGAAACACGTGGATTTCTGAACATCAGCTTTCTGCGCTAGCAAAAAATTATGTCGGAAGTCCTTATTCCAAAGCGCTACTTGCTTTAATCGAAGATTAA
- a CDS encoding dTDP-4-dehydrorhamnose 3,5-epimerase family protein encodes MELIDEMPFERGPKLFQRQVFSDDRGSFEMLFQETIFRAHFHDFPHIRQINGIRAKRGALRGFHSSEINVNHWKVVTCVKGKVLDAMIDLRTESASFGKVRFAEIDEKSGLSLVIPPGFGHAVQSLTEDSLTIYGTNIEYENNKEFEINPIAGDWSLNWIQPTILSERDRMAPELSELY; translated from the coding sequence ATGGAACTTATTGACGAGATGCCTTTTGAGCGTGGGCCTAAACTTTTTCAAAGGCAAGTTTTTTCGGATGATCGAGGATCATTTGAGATGCTTTTTCAAGAAACAATTTTTAGAGCGCATTTTCATGATTTCCCCCATATTAGACAAATTAATGGAATCAGAGCAAAACGCGGTGCGTTGCGGGGATTTCATTCATCAGAAATTAACGTTAACCATTGGAAAGTTGTTACTTGCGTAAAGGGAAAAGTCCTCGATGCAATGATTGATTTACGAACAGAATCGGCTAGCTTTGGAAAAGTGCGATTTGCAGAGATTGATGAAAAAAGTGGACTGAGTCTTGTAATTCCTCCCGGGTTTGGTCACGCTGTCCAAAGTTTGACTGAAGACTCATTAACAATTTATGGAACAAACATCGAGTATGAAAACAATAAAGAGTTCGAAATAAACCCAATTGCTGGCGACTGGAGCCTAAATTGGATACAACCAACTATTCTCAGTGAGCGCGATAGAATGGCACCCGAATTAAGCGAACTTTACTAA